One window from the genome of Rhizoctonia solani chromosome 15, complete sequence encodes:
- a CDS encoding transcription factor STEA, with product MNNIMLHSGYPPQPIHSGQQTPHAPYNNIARAATANEGLTARITGPGTSPHFLAAASGRPAAALIPSTQPNTVPNNQSDPNADVAQSSNQAVSPPVPRPLTVHEQEMIAQLDKLKYFLATAPSRWTSPNSSTSDALVQHPQSASHPAMNRFLLPSGEFVSCVLWGGLYHITGTDIVRALVFRFDAFARPVRNMKKFEEGVFSDLRNLKPGNDACLEEPKSPFLDLLFKYQCIRTQKKQKVFYWFSVPHDRLFLDALERDLKREKMGLEPTTVVVGEPARSFAYDPKRTLYEQFVTARGGDGDELDRAMRAAERAPEHSYPVTNDHEATVSGSVAKPAALTLARKLDADPELNSDVEATPEPHSRAGTQQPPNAINNQSGHGKQFFSMLSLFEGSPSYKQRRKKVVKPARRRIASGGTGTESESEAGVGLRYLDRDAVPGSIGGLDISQSMGNAVPDQINRSLGVHDRIPSRANSLSLQHAARQSPYAHDSSSHSGVAVPSVSLRQHQPEVSNGLNGNVDGLISAPHVSSSLRSDISQQLTQQLSPNVPLQYPASTSTLQNASLGTYDPSNVIGTATDIYTAQQPQDTSSGLVTSTKAYVCPLYSCGRLYREPGYLREHIRSHTTDKPYQCERCFKKFSRTDLLTQHHQTHARADGGDPQAHVDLERADEEETMLMGDKICEVEVRGEVEDVANEPGQLRGIGVVCIYPSNAADQGVATNPIEDYAEVAPSPPPSNFPYPGMVKQSPNGSATHWRGHHGIGSARSVSSARWPSEAEPWEVPRSQSALGYWDQRSVSPAYSAISAPISHTPYHRSNTTDSLRPPLGYMQSAPSHKQSFDAPAYIPNHPGPGALRRHRSATPFQSHRHMSMAVRKASAGGPDEADLSGATSRYHPYGHAVAANVNHYGSGSSPAPYPPPVDQRVTGVLNNAIDGPTAEAPYAMNNQGYATVPNNAYYSEDQDDYGGNYEVPEIYDGAHYSTTQTQV from the exons ATGAATAATATCATGTTGCATTCAGGATACCCTCCCCAGCCAATTCATTCCGGCCAACAGACACCTCACGCACCTTACAATAACATTGCTCGGGCGGCTACAGCCAACGAGGGCCTCACAGCGCGAATCACAGGGCCTGGAACCTCACCCCATTTTCTCGCGGCGGCGTCAGGGCGACCCGCCGCAGCACTGATTCCATCCACTCAGCCCAACACGGTTCCCAACAACCAGTCCGACCCTAATGCTGACGTTGCCCAATCCTCCAACCAAGCCGTATCACCGCCAGTCCCACGCCCCCTTACCGTGCACGAGCAAGAGATGATCGCACAGTTGGACAAGCTGAAGTATTTCTTGGCCACTGCACCGTCTCGGTGGACGTCTCCCAACTCTTCAACATCGGACGCTCTCGTTCAGCACCCTCAGAGCGCATCTCATCCTGCGATGAACAGGTTCCTTCTTCCTTCAGGTGAATTCGTATCATGTGTACTCTGGGGAGGGTTATATCATATCACTGGAACGGACATCGTTCGAGCCCTGGTGTTTCGTTTCGATGCATTCGCTCGACCCGTCCGCAACATGAAAAAGTTTGAGGAGGGCGTGTTTTCCGACTTGCGCAACCTCAAGCCCGGGAACGATGCCTGTCTAGAGGAACCAAAG TCACCATTCCTCGACCTACTATTCAAATACCAATGTATTCGTACTCAAAAGAAACAAAAAGTATTCTACTG GTTCTCCGTTCCTCACGACCGCTTGTTCTTAGACGCTCTTGAGCGAGATTTGAAGCGAGAGAAGATGGGTCTTGAACCAACCACGGTTGTGGTTGGTGAACCAGCTCGGTCCTTCGCCTATGATCCCAAACGGACCCTCTACGAACAATTTGTAACCGCCAGGGGTGGGGACGGCGACGAATTGGATCGCGCCATGCGTGCTGCCGAGCGTGCTCCAGAGCACTCCTATCCG GTCACCAATGATCACGAGGCAACTGTATCTGGTTCAGTGGCAAAACCCGCTGCCCTGACGCTTGCTCGTAAACTAGATGCCGATCCAGAGCTGAACTCAGATGTGGAAGCAACACCAGAGCCGCACTCTCGCGCTGGCACCCAGCAACCGCCCAATGCCATCAACAATCAATCCGGCCACGGAAAACAGTTCTTTAGTATGCTGTCATTGTTTGAAGGCAGTCCATCATACAAGCAAAGGCGCAAGAAGGTCGTCAAGCCAGCACGCAGGCGAATTGCCAGCGGGGGCACCGGCACGGAAAGCGAATCAGAGGCGGGGGTCGGACTCAGATATCTTGACCGTGATGCCGTACCCGGATCCATTGGTGGCTTGGATATATCGCAAAGCATGGGAAATGCTGTACCCGACCAAATTAATCGCTCCCTCGGAGTCCATGATCGTATTCCGTCACGAGCCAATTCACTCTCACTTCAGCATGCAGCGAGGCAGTCGCCCTACGCCCACGATTCTTCCAGTCATAGTGGTGTGGCTGTCCCCTCTGTCTCACTAAGGCAACATCAGCCCGAGGTGTCCAATGGACTAAACGGGAACGTTGATGGACTTATATCAGCACCTCATGTATCCAGTTCGCTTCGTTCGGATATCTCCCAGCAGCTTACGCAGCAGCTCTCACCTAACGTCCCGCTTCAATATCCAGCCTCCACTTCAACCTTACAAAACGCGAGCCTGGGGACGTATGATCCATCGAACGTGATTGGGACGGCGACGGATATCTATACTGCTCAACAGCCTCAGGATACGTCAAGCGGACTGGTGACTAGTACAAAAGCGTATGTCTGCCCACTGTACTCCTGCGGTCGGTTATATCGTGAACCTGGATACCTTCGGGAACACATTCGATCTCATACCACGGACAAGCCCTATCAATGTGAACGGTGCTTCAAGAAATTCAGTCGGACCGACCTCCTCACCCAGCATCATCAAACACACGCTCGTGCCGATGGAGGCGACCCTCAGGCGCATGTTGATTTGGAACGTGCCGACGAAGAAGAGACGATGTTGATGGGAGACAAAATTTGCGAAGTGGAGGTCAGGGGTGAGGTAGAGGACGTTGCCAATGAACCAGGTCAATTGAGGGGCATTGGCGTGGTTTGCATTTATCCATCCAACGCTGCCGATCAAGGCGTAGCTACCAATCCCATCGAAGACTATGCCGAAGTGGCCCCTTCTCCACCTCCCTCCAATTTTCCATACCCAGGTATGGTCAAACAAAGCCCTAACGGATCTGCCACGCACTGGCGGGGTCATCATGGGATCGGGTCCGCGCGGAGCGTGTCCAGCGCAAGGTGGCCAAGCGAAGCCGAGCCTTGGGAAGTACCTCGCAGCCAGAGCGCGCTCGGATACTGGGACCAGCGAAGTGTCTCTCCCGCCTACAGCGCAATTAGTGCGCCGATTTCCCATACACCATACCACCGTTCCAATACGACCGATTCGCTACGACCTCCTCTTGGTTATATGCAATCCGCACCCTCCCACAAGCAATCATTCGATGCACCAGCTTATATTCCGAACCATCCCGGCCCGGGGGCCTTGCGAAGGCACCGTAGTGCGACTCCTTTCCAGTCGCATCGACACATGTCTATGGCTGTTCGAAAGGCGAGCGCAGGGGGCCCTGATGAGGCCGATCTCTCTGGCGCTACTTCGCGTTACCACCCCTATGGACATGCGGTAGCAGCCAACGTCAATCATTATGGTTCCGGATCAAGCCCAGCCCCGTATCCTCCGCCCGTTGACCAAAGAGTAACCGGGGTTCTCAATAACGCGATCGATGGGCCCACTGCCGAAGCTCCTTATGCAATGAACAACCAGGGCTACGCCACCGTTCCTAACAACGCGTATTATTCCGAGGATCAAGATGATTATGGAGGAAACTATGAAGTTCCTGAGATATACGATGGGGCACACTACAGCACA ACTCAGACACAGGTCTAA